One Nicotiana tomentosiformis chromosome 1, ASM39032v3, whole genome shotgun sequence genomic window, TTTTGTCAAATTTTGTAGATATGATATAACGTGAAGAAAGCAAATCTGAGTTTCAATCCAAACATTTAGAGATCCACGAATTTTGTAAAAGCCTTGGTTACGCTTATATAATTGATGTAGACATTATATCATTGGCGTAAAAAGTTGATTTTACTGTATCGGgtttaggggtgtacatggaccggattgattcggtttttatcaaaaccaaactaaaccaactatatcggtttggattggttcggttttgtcggattttcgggttttttgttacttaaatattatttcaatcttactttattaaatatttgataagtaaatatatatttagtaaaaatataaaaaattgacaaacatattatcgattaaaatattcttatgggagaattctattagtaacacataatagttatttttttagtcatttgacaataattttttattgatgtacactttcaggttaatcgaatttagtaattaaacataaaaaataatatgatacctaaatattaataatcacttcacattTGAAAAAGATacaagaatttaatagatcttaacatatgatatgaatatggaagaacaaagagatagacgcatttcagtaacaattgataagaaagtgatcatacaacctattatttaaggtcaataaatatggagcacttcataaTCTATTAAAATTTATGTCTagcaagagaatcccaaatatttttagacattttttttaaagaaaattctatataaaatcttaaaagtatatataaaaattatatatttacatGTCGGGTTGGTTAGGATTTTTTATTCAATagcaaaccaaatcaaaccaaaccaagtcagattttttaatcggtttggtttgacttttctgTTTTGTGCaatttttcggttcggtttgtaTACCCCTAATCGGGTTATTGCTTATTCTTGAATCTACCACTATGAAAATGTATTCAACATGTAAATAATTGCCTTAAATGCACAGCATGCGATTTTTGAAACCTCAACTGTTAATGCTTATATAGCCATAAAAAGGAATATAGCTTAGCTTGTCATATGTACCAAGTGGTTAGACGTCAAGGAAATATATAGAGTAACTCATTTAATTGCCAGTAGGGGTCGTAGTATGAAAGAAACTATAAACATTTTGGCTAGGCGAACCTACCCATTCATTCAATTCTTATACTAATTAATTCCACAAGGAAACAAAAACACATAAAAATCGTCGTCATGATCTTCGTGCCAAATGAATTCATATTATTGAAGAGAATATCAATAAGGCATAGTTAGCCCACATTTATTGAATATTTACATTTTATTCATTATAGAATGTCAAaaatgagttcataaggttaCGTAGGCATTAATTGTTACAGTACGATTTTTAATTTGTTATAGTAGGAAAATCGAAAATTTAATTGGTAGTTTCACAATAAACAACGTCTTGTCTCGATTGAAATAACGGCCTGGTTTGTCTACGTTAAATTATATTAACTTATTTATTGTTAAGTGATTTAAAAGAGGTTAAAATAATATTACTAGTAATTtattatgataaaataataaagatTTATAATAAATACATGTCATACATTTATTTATTAGGTATAAATATTATATCAACTTATTTGTGATTAAATAATTTAATGAGGTAAAAAATAGATCAAGTAAATAAGATAATAAGAATATAAAATATGAACAATCAAATATCATGCCTCTATTAATTAGATGTAAATATCATGCCTCAACTCACAAGTCTCAACTCTCTAAGTCTCAACTGTCCACTAGTTAGTCCAGCAAAGGGGCCTTAAATTTCTTGGCTGGAAAGTTGCTAGCAAAGAGTAACCATCTCACACCAAACAACAATGTTTTTATTAAactaaactatatatatataaaccacCTTCCCTTCACTTCCTCCCTAGATAACCCTTCTTCACCGAATACTTCGCCTTCTCCAGATATAATTTATATATCTCTAAACCCTCTTCTCCGCCGAATACAAAAAATGATATTATTAGTTTCCCGGAGAAACAAAGCTTAATTTCGAGCTCGTTTCCTAATTTTCAGGCGAAAgattccaactttatttttagTCTGAAGCTTTAATTTATCACCATGTGGATTGTCAATATATTTTTCCTTTTGTTCTTGGTTCCTTGCTTTTTATTTCTCGTTAGATTTATCCTGTATAGAACAGCTTTGATATTTGTTTTGCGGAAATGGGCAAATTGGGTCGACGACAGAATTCACGTTCATCAGTACCTTAAAGTTGCAGAGCTGAATGAAAATGGGCAAGACAATCAGTTTTACCGGAGAGTTTCCCTTTATGTCAATTCCTTGCCATCAGTGGAAGATTCAAACTTCACCAATCTCTTCTCCGGTAAAAAATCTACTGATATCGTCTTATCTTTAGACGACAATCAGGTAATTCAAGACGAATTCCTCGGAGCCAGAATTTCCTGGGTAAacaaagttgaaagatttaataaTGGAGTTTGTAATCGGAGTTTCTTGTTGAGGATTAAGAAGAAAGATAAACGCAGAATTCTCCCCCCATATTTTCAGCATATTCATACTGTCTCTGACGATATCGAACAGCGAAGAAGAGAATTAAAATTGTTCATAAACAATGGGCCGTCGGAAAATCCCATAAAGGGACGGTGGAGATCTGTTCCATTTACACATCCTGCGACTTTGGATACCATAGCCATGGACACCGATCTCAAAATTAAGGTAAAATCCGATCTTGAAACGTTTACCAAATCCCAAAATTACTATCACAAAATGGGCCGTGCTTGGAAGCGTAATTACCTCCTGTACGGTCCCTCCGGTACTGGAAAATCAAGCTTCATTGGCGCTATGGCGAATTTCTTGAATTACGATGTTTACGACGTTGATTTGTCCAGAGTTTCTGATGATTCTGATCTCAAACTCCTTTTGCTACAAACAACAAGCCGATCCTTAATCGTAATCGAAGATCTCGATCGTTCGATCAACAAGAAATTAATAACTACAAGCTTCTCAGGTTTGCTTAATTTTATGGATGGTATTGTAAATTCATGTTGTGGCGATGAGAAGATTATGGTTTTTACAATGAACAGCAAAGAGCATATAGATCCAGCGATGTTAAGGCCTGGTAGAATTGATGtgcacatacacttccctttgtGTGATTTTAATTCTTTTAGGTCTTTAGCGAATAATTATTTGGGCGTAAAGGAGCACAAGCTGTTTCCGCAAGTGGAGGAGATTTTCCAGAGCGGCGCAACCATGAGTCCGGCGGCGATCGGCGAGTTGATGATGGTCAACCGGAGCTCCCCGAGCAGGGCTTTGAAGTCCGTAATCACGGCGTTACAGTCTAACGGAACGGAGGGAAAGGTCGCCGGGAGGGGAAAACGGTTGAGTGACAGTGCATCGTCACCAGGGCTGCCGTTTCCGTCGCCGTCGCCGCAAGCGGAGGAGACAGGTGGCGTCAACTGGAAGGACTCTGTTCCTGTGGCGAaggaattccggaagttgtacGGATTGTTGAGGTTGAAAAGTTGTAAGAAGCCTGGTTCGTTCGATCATGACTCCGAGATGATCGAACGGTGATAaatgtttctttttttttcttttcctaatatTTTTCAACCTCATTTTTTAGTTATAAAGTCTTTGTCTTGTAGgggttttttcttttttctttagcgTTTGTCGAAAGATGAATATGTGGTTCAGCTCTCACAACCTCACCTTGCAAATTGTAAATGAAGATTATGATATCTATAGTTAGAAGaaagtttaagaaaataataaaaaaggtTAAAGTTTGCGGCTCTCCTGCTTGCCAATGTTTTATTGTATCAATTTCTTGCTCAAATATTCTTGTAGATAGTGGAAATATCATCTAaaactctttcttttttttcttttttgggtacTATAGCTCTAAAGTAGTTCTCCAAAGTATATACCTTATAGTAAAATGTCATTTAAGATAACCTTTAGATATAcccaaaaaaatagaaaaatgatgatgtgatctCGTTTTTAGTCCggcaaaaagaaggaaaatatctGCTAATTTGATTCTATATTTCTTGTATTTCGACCAAATTAAAAGAACCAATGTGGCTCTCTACCTAAAGTTTGACCTCTACTCTATAAATTTAATCAAAGAATATATCACAGTATGGAATTCGACGTCAATAAGATGCAACGGAGCGTTTGAGAATAATATATAAAGTCCAAGTAAAAGGCCTAGAAATTTTGAAAAACTAGTTTATTGATCAACTTTCCAAAGATTTGAAAATCTTTAACAAACACCGAATATTTATTTGACATGATGAGTTCTACGCTTTCTatttccttcttttctttttctcaagATAGCTATGACTTCTAAGCCATTCATTTCAAAATTAATGAAAGCCAACTTACAACTTTTGTTACTACTCCTGTAACATAAGGACCAGCTTAAACTCAAcgaataaaaagtaaaataattcgCCAATAAAGGGGGAAAATAGTCAAAATTAGAAGAGACTAGATCACTTAAAATTTATGAAAATCTTGATTGGGTATTAATGAGGAAGAGAAAAATGCAATAGCGTTTTTGAAGTTGATAGCCTAAATATGAGGTGAACtcatattgtcatttttcctttttctttttattctgaAGGCAACTCATATAGTCAAATATTGTTAGAAATTAACTTTTGGAACTCATCATTCACTTCCAAATTTCCAATTGAAAATCAACAAGTCAATACGGATTTAGATCTAACTATAAACGATTTTGTAATTAGTATGGAGTTATCCTCTTAGAATACCTTATATGGAGAACGAAGAAGCAATACCATTTTCTTTCTTAGGTATTGGACTATTGGGAGACAGGTTTCCACAACGCTAaaccaagaaaagaaaaaagagaaatttttGTTAATTCAAATGTAGCGCAACATGTCCGTCCTTGGGTCTATTACAAAACTTATTTTAGTCCAATTTTAATCAGATCATCAACTTAGCCCGCCCCTTAAACATAGATTTATACTTGAATGGCATGGATATAAGTACATTGTTTCTCTATAATCATTGCGGAGGTGTGTATTTAATACTTAATATACATTTTCGGAAAGCAAGGGTCCGATTCCTACTCCTACTCCAACTGCTACTCATTATTAGTAACAACTTTAATAAGGAAGGATTACACACACTTATGTATGATGACAACTCTAAAAGACACATCTGCTATTTCCTTAAAAGCATCACAAAGTTACAGGAAGGCCATTCACCACAGGCAAGTGGCAGCCTTAATATAtggttcttttcttcttttgggaAGAAATGCAATCGGGCTCGATTACTACATGGCAGATCGGACTCGGAACGCGAGGGGTTGAAGATCGACCCCGAGTCTCGTCGAACCAGAACGCGAGGTCAGAATGTTCGTCCCCGAGAACATTGAGTTCATGATCCCGGAATCGACCCTGACCCCGAGTAAGCTCGAGGAAATATTGTCGGTATAACCAATAGAAGACCGAAATAacggaaggccgaaatatccgtaaccgaTCAGATATCATGGCGGGAATCTCAACACGTATCGATAGGGAACTGGCAAATCAGGAAACcaggagatttttaccttttataaaattgtacctaaaataggactcccctactatataaagggggtctgattacttgtaaaataaattgtaacacgcatcccaaagcaatatattgttatttttagttcttattattctcttgtCATTCCATTCTGATATCTATAAAAATTCTTTCGGCTCAAGGatggctaaccttccaaggctaagactgttcaacttgtgtggtttgcatttactttcccGGTGCTTATTTCAATTTCATtctgatttatcattttgtatcaaattagataacgtatccttaaaactacgtacaaattcaattgttatccgattttgaggataaacagtttgacgcccaccgcggggctaagaataatagtggttatttgatacaaatctccataacacgcactactttacacttgctctttgaagtgtcttagACTCCAGGTTAAAatacaaaatgtcaaactctcaatcaacacccctatatgttgataatgagtctGATCATCAAGgtaaaaataacaacatagcgcccggtAACGAGGTACCACCTGCTGATCTCGTCGAAATTCCTGTCACAGACCCAATTAACGCTTATTCACATGTGGTTATCGACGCGAACCTGCTAACCGATCCCGAAAATAACGTCTGTGGTGGAACCCGATCAGCGGCTCAAAATACGCAAAACATTGGTGGAGACGGGATCGGTTTaagggtgatcttcgaaatgttgcaagctcaacaagtggtGATAGCCCAGTTACAAAATCAGGGTCGCGCACCGAGCAGAGCCGTGCCCGATCCGCCCCGAGAAGTTACCCGTAGGGATGAACCGATTGCAAAAAGATCTAACGAGAACGAATCGGGGATTAACCCtgagatcataaaaatgctcgaggaactgacaaaacgagtgGAGTCGGGGGAAAAGAAAAtagaagctaatgacaaaaaaaatggaaacctataattccagggtagaccatatccaggagcacctccgataatgaaaggcctggattccaagaagttcatgcaaaaaccttttcctccgagcgcggctccgaagccaatccccaagaaATTCCTTATGCCCGAGatacctaagtataacggaatgaccgacccaaatgagcatgtaacctcttatatatgtgccatcaaagggaacgacttggaggacgatgagatcgagtctgttctgttgaaaaaatttggagaaaccctGTCAACGGGAGCTATGATAtgatatcacaacttacctcctaattctattgactcatttgctatgcttgcagattctttcgtgaaagcacacgctgGTGCCATCAAgttcgagaccaggaagtcgaatattttcaaagtaaaacagaaagataacgagatgttgagagagttcgtgtcccgattttaGATGGAACGGATAGACCTACCGACGGTTGATGATGACTGGgctattcaagctttcactcagggactcaatattcgaagctcgttggcttcacaaCAGATGAAGCAGAACCTGATAGAATATCCGGCCGTTACGTGGGCCGATATGCATAACCGGTTttaatcaaaaatcagagtcgaagataatcaactcggggccccttcgggGTCTGTTTATCCTATTAGAAACATTAATAGAGCCAAGAGAGACATTGACCGTGAACCAAGATCTAGGAGGGATCGCTATCAACCGTACAATATGGATCGAAGAGGTAACAGATCTGGGAGAAATATCATAAGAAGCGAAAGGAGAAACGATCGAGGTCTACACAGCCGGGGACTCATGAGTAAAAATAGCTTCGACAAGCCCGTCGGGCCTAAGAAAGCACCGaggttatcagaatacaactttaacaTTGACGTTGCTTCcatcgtatcagctatcggaTTTATCAAGGATACTAAATGTCCTCGACCTTTATAATCTAATCCGTCCTAAAGGGATCCTAGCCAGATgtgtaaatatcacggcactcacaGCCATAGAACGAAGGATTGCCGACAATTTAGAGAGGAAGTAACCCGattattcaacaacgggcatcttcgagaataccTGAGCGAACAAGCAAAAAATCATATCAGGAATAGGGATTGTAACAAGCAGgatgaacaagaagaacctcaacacgtcattaacatgataggggcctgcccatcgattatagctcgatggtaatgaaaatactgtaatactgtatatataggctctctgctctcttgactggaagaagacaatactcaattaaatataaagttccgataaggagaatactgtaatttatgagactaggataatgtatataaattcgggagtatgaacttctctttatgccttaTTATAaaatacatgtaattacgagatcatgccaaaataaaggaaggtattagccttaacatacctgaaccggtTCTCTGGACAACCCTTCTAGCACACGACAATTATGACAAAATTCGTGATAACAAGATCGGAGtaaggaaaaatccgtatgatattcttgagaaagattctACCGGGCTTCTTTAAAATTGCCAAAAGAAATGTCACGTTGCTATGAGCTTGAATTCTTGTTGAATCAGAAAATATCACGTTACTAAGCTTCATATGAAATTGTTGAGAATCTTGTTGAATTTCTAATATTGTTTAAGATACTAATGAAAATCTTACGTTAATGTGTATCTCTTTTAAGTTAGAGATAATTTTTTGTTAGAATTGATGTGGGCCCCACCTAATAAGCTTACTTTAGCCACCAAATCTCTTAAAATATGACACCTTGCAATTCAATTTAAGAGTCATTAAGTTGAATAGTGGGCTCCCACGTTACAACCTTATCCACCAAATTGTCCACTTGATTTGTTAACTTGTTAATCTCTCACtaatcaataattaactaattattcacataattaaaaattatctcaaattacttaaaatattactcacttttaacacactttatacactttactataatggtcatgtggtaccttgtatgacactagtccataaatatggggtattatggcttggaccgtattttatcccaaatcctcaaacttcgatgaaactcattttcttcgatttgcttaccctttctccttcacgaatttactcatcacttgtttgaaatagcataatgcttaaaatctcaaaataatggcgtactttcacgtacaaaaaatatggggtgtaacatcattcccccctttggaacattcgtcctcgaatgttgactgatgcacttattattctcataacccatagctcttgcgaatactttagtactcctcttgccatctaggcagctattctgtgaatgaatcccaaaggccagggcattcccccctttaggcctctttctcacaccacgactcgtggtcagaatccttccaatctcgtgactgttgctaccttctatcaagtagcatgtacgactctgaccttgtaagtgcgcctatgcgactcttctctcctttttccttcgGCTTTTAGTCAATCTCTCGGCCTCACCTTGTAAACATATACatagcttgataagatgtctctctgggcatctataggtatactgaagttcttcactcGATACTTTGTCGAACCTACGAATGTTTCTATATCTTATTTTATAGACCCTGTTAtctatccgtatgactttactgcatctagatagggcatactataccataactcttacttcgatttatcttTACTAAGGTCTGCttccaaactccaggttactctcattgcttatcctatatgtatatgTCTAAGtactttaatgcttcctcattactgttcatcttaagactgatggtctaatctcat contains:
- the LOC104092535 gene encoding AAA-ATPase At2g46620-like, translating into MWIVNIFFLLFLVPCFLFLVRFILYRTALIFVLRKWANWVDDRIHVHQYLKVAELNENGQDNQFYRRVSLYVNSLPSVEDSNFTNLFSGKKSTDIVLSLDDNQVIQDEFLGARISWVNKVERFNNGVCNRSFLLRIKKKDKRRILPPYFQHIHTVSDDIEQRRRELKLFINNGPSENPIKGRWRSVPFTHPATLDTIAMDTDLKIKVKSDLETFTKSQNYYHKMGRAWKRNYLLYGPSGTGKSSFIGAMANFLNYDVYDVDLSRVSDDSDLKLLLLQTTSRSLIVIEDLDRSINKKLITTSFSGLLNFMDGIVNSCCGDEKIMVFTMNSKEHIDPAMLRPGRIDVHIHFPLCDFNSFRSLANNYLGVKEHKLFPQVEEIFQSGATMSPAAIGELMMVNRSSPSRALKSVITALQSNGTEGKVAGRGKRLSDSASSPGLPFPSPSPQAEETGGVNWKDSVPVAKEFRKLYGLLRLKSCKKPGSFDHDSEMIER